A part of Diprion similis isolate iyDipSimi1 chromosome 12, iyDipSimi1.1, whole genome shotgun sequence genomic DNA contains:
- the LOC124413594 gene encoding DENN domain-containing protein Crag isoform X4: protein MDERRVADYFVVAGLPGQDDNFSTDENNESNKLEDWCQEGTHLKDTHMQAPITDLAIIFPALGETCPEDYTLLSKTVTGFPADLNHGSLRTNECYICYKRGRDKPPLVDIGVIYDGKERIMPDAEVVFETPDGHVANVNNSTSRIFVTYRRASPKMPCNSLVVTDICVILTNKGECQPHAFCVINKNLNKGMLGSDVFLCYKKSMNRANLISFKPAILYKYPIKDYDSFMFPNSVAMFCLPMGATIECWPKLACKPKPVFSTFVLTVADAAQKIYGSAITFYEEIEPVLKDPSNSNSHDILELYPKNEKNSNCADNIDDSTLTGNSAEDEKVDIRKIRNYKKLGIFDKLSQSQIDKLQFEDPNTQSLNISKSICILSHWPFFDTFEKFLVFLHSMVNGKEQNVPIEKYIAYFLCDIPFPSPQRPRILVQLSGDDRLILTQPEDLALPRSGASFRQLLINLGPDNCLLILLLILTEQKILVHSLRPDVLTSVSEAIAMILFPFKWQCPYIPLCPLGLAEVLHAPLPFLIGVDSRFFDLYDPPADVNCVDLDTNNVAICDDKKYLNIKLLPKKAGRSLKNRLELLYSKLISLGRSYTSQKERGDADFSVDREFQQKRKEQALELEIQDAFLRFMALILKGYRSFLLPITKAPTVGSTDPTSLFNMQAFLRSRDKAHAKFYSMLVRTQMFIRFIEERSFVSDMDMAGLAFFDECTERVEEESGPLLELDESQHSERTVFIPPPEAGTNKKKLIYKTFKLNPDLMRPQKNQSLKNPALTAFSMVPGSPMARRTKHEIKVAQKMARKQAAVPERWARCLLGTCYSLWFLHLPAMLQVSSQPAAILHQAYELLVKMQKLRMDPTEEVCYRAMMQLCGVYGQPVLAVKLLFHMKRSGVQPNALTYGFYNKAVLEATWPSDMTNSSQLMWNKLRNVIVGAALFKKAGKKGARRRLSAATDVHSVDGKSSETLEHAISRSSLDSAHSQDLDAAGSDSLIGSIVPDLPVFGLAETKMKFLRQNSIVKDQGAALSTSQPEALNRSSSNPRLVRNLESPLKSPVRTPVTENDPLGALLNDETPVVSPSGENDSNCSTSTLTILNNVTEERAGGPLLFRSNVLPRSATFHQAVDEGGPIVGGHLQRSETMPHSVAQQGEQERDRDRLEFGSLWAQNKDSVTSSLSSLGSSLKLSFGPSSLTGKKSNELILGGLNSLKSAATSVAKKFDEIKEAISATSTPVKSKEREQRLTYGISHESLDSLTDGSQQDRNEIPARGSGDSNADLGSLSELADCLYPRGSRDLEERMAIELVLSTASRCHNCATIMYDEEIMAGWQPEDSNLNTVCQFCDKATVPLLTVTILDYRREERELNDPLTGALMELLEQPKELEEPITVPYLNPLVLRKELESVLSQEGDSCLTKHKFIQEHPIVYWNLIWYFERINLSSHLPELWFNNNQDLKSNSQSNSPLVGVRTLWDNEKLHMDRLPMYIQWKTNSTEDRTLMQSVITNVRCNDLAEPIRRLALERHKNKMDENNPISIYRDILFLVFTVLGRGNIDQSAFDREYNQSLERLTEKEEKLLLKTDAPPATMALYCRHYFKPLNV from the exons ATGGATGAGCGACGGGTAGCTGATTACTTCGTCGTCGCCGGACTTCCGGGACAagacgataatttttcaaccgatgaGAACAACGAAAGCAACAAGCTGGAGGACTGGTGTCAGGAAGGAACGCATCTGAAGGACACTCACATGCAGGCTCCCATCACCGACCTGGCCATTATATTTCCAGCTCTGGGGGAAACTTGTCCCGAGGATTATACTCTTTTGAGTAAAACAGTGACTGGTTTTCCGGCAGATTTAAACCACGGAAGcctcagaacaaacgaatgcTATATTTGTTACAAGAGAGGCAGGGACAAGCCACCTTTGGTCGATATCG GAGTCATATACGACGGCAAAGAACGTATAATGCCCGACGCCGAAGTGGTGTTTGAGACCCCGGATGGACATGTTGCAAATGTAAATAACTCGACATCACGAATTTTTGTTACCTATAGAAGAGCCAGTCCCAAAATGCCATGCAACAGTCTGGTGGTTACGGATATATGTGTGATATTGACAAACAAAGGAGAGTGTCAGCCTCACGCATTTTGcgttataaacaaaaatctgaataaagGAATGCTGGGGAGCGATGTGTTTTtgtgttacaaaaaatctATGAACCGAGCCAATTTGATATCTTTCAAGCCTGCGATATTGTACAAGTATCCTATAAAAGACTACGACAGTTTTATGTTTCCCAATTCTGTCGCCATGTTTTGCTTGCCGATGGGTGCCACCATTGAATGTTGGCCAAAGTTGGCATGTAAACCAAAACCCGTATTTTCCACGTTTGTATTAACAGTAGCTGATGCAGCCCAAAAGATATATGGATCTGCCATCACGTTTTACGAAGAAATTGAGCCAGTATTAAAGGACCCGAGTAATTCTAATTCTCACGATATTTTGGAACTTTAtccgaagaatgaaaaaaactcaaaCTGTG CAGATAACATAGACGATTCAACGCTGACAGGGAATTCAGCGGAGGATGAAAAGGTTGATATACGAAAGATAAggaattataaaaaacttgGTATTTTTGATAAGTTGAGTCAGTCGCAAATCGACAAGCTGCAATTCGAGGATCCGAATACTCAGTCGTTGAACATCAGTAAATCGATATGTATTCTCTCACATTGGCCATTTTTCGAcacatttgaaaagtttctcgTCTTTCTACACAGTATGGTTAATGGCAAGGAGCAAAATGTTCCCATTGAGAAATATATAGCTTATTTTCTCTGTGACATACCTTTTCCCAGTCCTCAGAGACCAAGAATATTGGTTCAATTGAGTGGAGATGACAGATTGATTTTAACGCAACCTGAAGATCTTGCATTGCCAAGGTCAGGAGCGAGTTTCAGGCAATTGCTGATCAATTTAGGACCAGACAATTGCTTGTTAATTCTTTTACTGATTTTAACTGAACAGAAGATATTGGTACATTCTTTGAGACCAGATGTTTTAACATCTGTGAGCGAAGCAATAGCGATGATCCTATTTCCGTTCAAGTGGCAGTGTCCTTACATACCGTTGTGTCCTTTGGGATTGGCCGAG gtACTCCATGCACCGCTGCCGTTCCTTATTGGTGTGGATTCTCGTTTTTTTGACTTATACGATCCACCAGCAGATGTGAATTGTGTTGATCTTGACACCAACAACGTCGCTATTTGCGATGATAAGAAGTACTTGAACATCAAATTGCTCCCTAAGAAAGCCGGTCGATCTCTGAAAAATAGACTGGAACTTCTTTATTCAAAGTTGATCAGCTTGGGTAGAAGTTATACATCTCAGAaag AACGAGGGGATGCAGATTTTAGCGTAGATCGCGAGTTTCAACAAAAACGGAAGGAACAAGCTTTAGAGCTGGAAATACAAGATGCTTTTCTTCGATTTATGGCCTTAATATTGAAAGGCTACAGATCGTTTTTACTGCCAATTACAAAAGCACCCACCGTTGGTTCAACGGACCCGACAAGCCTATTTAATATGCAAGCCTTTTTGAGAAGTCGCGATAAAGCTCATGCAAAATTTTACAGTATGCTAGTGCGCACCCAGATGTTCATAAG ATTTATAGAAGAAAGAAGCTTTGTCTCAGATATGGATATGGCAGGCTTAGCATTTTTTGATGAGTGTACGGAACGAGTTGAAGAAGAGAGTG GACCACTTTTGGAGTTAGATGAATCACAGCACAGTGAACGCACAGTATTTATTCCCCCCCCGGAAGCtggaacaaataaaaaaaaattgatctacAAAACGTTCAAATTGAATCCTGATTTAATGAGGCCGCAGAAAAatcagagtttgaaaaatccagCCCTTACTGCATTCAGCATGGTACCTGGAAGTCCGATGGCTCGTAGAACCAAGCATGAGATAAAAGTAGCTCAAAAAATGGCCAGAAAACAG GCAGCTGTACCAGAACGATGGGCTAGATGTTTGTTGGGTACATGTTACAGTTTATGGTTTTTACATTTACCTGCTATGCTACAAGTGTCAAGCCAACCTGCAGCTATTTTGCATCAAGCCTATGAGTTACTtgtgaaaatgcaaaaattacGAATGGATCCGACTGAAGAG GTTTGCTACAGAGCTATGATGCAATTGTGTGGAGTTTATGGTCAACCTGTATTGGCTgtgaaattattgtttcacATGAAGCGCAGTGGAGTTCAACCTAATGCCTTGACTTATGGATTTTACAACAAA GCTGTATTAGAGGCAACATGGCCATCTGATATGACAAATTCCAGTCAATTAATGTGGAACAAGTTACGCAATGTTATTGTCGGGGCTGCTTTGTTCAAAAAAGCTGGAAAAAAAGGTGCCAGAAGGAGATTGAGTGCAGCGACGGATGTGCACAGCGTGGATGGCAAGAGTAGTGAGACTTTGGAACATGCTATATCTCGGTCTAGCCTTGACAGTGCGCATTCACAAGATTTGGATGCAGCAGGCAGTGATT CTTTGATCGGCAGCATTGTTCCTGATTTACCAGTATTCGGACTTGCGGAgacgaaaatgaaattcttacgtcaaaatagtatTGTCAAAGACCAAGGGGCTGCTCTAAGTACGTCTCAGCCAGAAGCACTTAACCGATCATCTAGTAATCCGAG GCTAGTCCGAAATCTTGAATCACCACTGAAAAGCCCCGTCAGAACACCTGTTACTGAAAATGACCCTCTCGGAGCTCTACTTAATGATGAAACTCCAGTCGTATCGCCGTCTGGGGAAAATGATTCAAACTGCTCAACAAGTACCTTGACCATACTTAATAATGTAACAGAGGAGCGTGCCGGGGGACCATTATTATTCAGAAG CAATGTTTTACCTAGAAGTGCTACGTTTCATCAGGCAGTCGATGAAGGTGGACCAATAGTTGGTGGACATTTGCAAAGAAGTGAAACCATGCCTCACTCCGTCGCTCAACAAGGTGAACAAGAAAGAGATAGAGACAGATTGGAGTTTGGTAGTCTTTGGGCACAGAATAAAGACAGTGTAACCTCTAGCCTGTCGAGCCTAGGATCTAGTCTCAAGCTTAGTTTTGG TCCCTCAAGTTTGACTGGAAAGAAGTCAAACGAACTGATACTAGGAGGATTGAATAGCTTGAAATCTGCTGCGACTagtgttgcaaaaaaattcgatgaaataaaGGAAGCTATCTCTGCTACCAGTACTCCAGTAAAATCAAAGGAACGTGAACAAAGATTAACTTATGGAATTTCTCACGAATCTTTGGATTCACTGACGGATGGGTCACAGCAAGATCGTAATGAGATACCTGCCAGAGGTTCCG GGGATTCGAACGCAGATCTTGGTTCTTTGTCTGAATTAGCCGATTGTTTGTATCCGAGGGGTTCTAGGGACTTAGAAGAACGCATGGCAATAGAATTAGTCTTATCTACTGCTAGCAGGTGCCATAATTGTGCGACTATTATGTATGACGAAGAAATAATGGCTGGCTGGCAGCCAGaggattcaaatttgaatacagTTTGTCAATTTTGTGATAAAGCTACAGTACCACTTTTGACAGTAACTATATTGGATTACAG GCGTGAGGAGCGTGAGCTAAATGATCCGTTAACCGGAGCATTGATGGAACTCTTAGAACAACCAAAGGAATTGGAAGAACCAATCACAGTCCCATACTTAAATCCGCTCGTTCTTAGGAAAGAATTAGAAAGTGTCTTAAGCCAAGAAGGAGATTCGTGCCTTACCAAGCACAAATTTATACAGGAACATCCCATAGTATACTGGAATTTGATTTGGTACTTTGAACGAATTAATCTGAGCAGTCATTTGCCCGAGCTCTGGTTCAATAATAACCAGGATTTGAAGAGTAATTCCCAAAGTAATTCACCATTGGTTGGCGTTAGAACGCTTTGGGATAACGAGAAATTACATATGGATCGTTTGCCTATGTACATTCAATGGAAGACAAACAGTACAGAAGATCGAAC ATTAATGCAGTCTGTTATAACAAATGTGCGCTGCAACGACTTAGCGGAACCTATAAGAAGATTGGCTCTGGAGAGgcataaaaacaaaatggaCGAAAACAACCCAATTTCTATATACAGAGACATTCTGTTTTTAGTATTCACAGTCTTGGGACGTGGAAATATTGATCAAA GTGCATTTGATCGGGAATATAATCAGTCACTGGAAAGACTAacggaaaaggaagaaaagttATTGTTGAAAACGGATGCACCCCCAGCTACTATGGCACTATATTGCAGGCATTACTTCAAGCCACTCAACGTATGA
- the LOC124413594 gene encoding DENN domain-containing protein 4C isoform X3 has product MDERRVADYFVVAGLPGQDDNFSTDENNESNKLEDWCQEGTHLKDTHMQAPITDLAIIFPALGETCPEDYTLLSKTVTGFPADLNHGSLRTNECYICYKRGRDKPPLVDIGVIYDGKERIMPDAEVVFETPDGHVANVNNSTSRIFVTYRRASPKMPCNSLVVTDICVILTNKGECQPHAFCVINKNLNKGMLGSDVFLCYKKSMNRANLISFKPAILYKYPIKDYDSFMFPNSVAMFCLPMGATIECWPKLACKPKPVFSTFVLTVADAAQKIYGSAITFYEEIEPVLKDPSNSNSHDILELYPKNEKNSNCADNIDDSTLTGNSAEDEKVDIRKIRNYKKLGIFDKLSQSQIDKLQFEDPNTQSLNISKSICILSHWPFFDTFEKFLVFLHSMVNGKEQNVPIEKYIAYFLCDIPFPSPQRPRILVQLSGDDRLILTQPEDLALPRSGASFRQLLINLGPDNCLLILLLILTEQKILVHSLRPDVLTSVSEAIAMILFPFKWQCPYIPLCPLGLAEVLHAPLPFLIGVDSRFFDLYDPPADVNCVDLDTNNVAICDDKKYLNIKLLPKKAGRSLKNRLELLYSKLISLGRSYTSQKERGDADFSVDREFQQKRKEQALELEIQDAFLRFMALILKGYRSFLLPITKAPTVGSTDPTSLFNMQAFLRSRDKAHAKFYSMLVRTQMFIRFIEERSFVSDMDMAGLAFFDECTERVEEESGPLLELDESQHSERTVFIPPPEAGTNKKKLIYKTFKLNPDLMRPQKNQSLKNPALTAFSMVPGSPMARRTKHEIKVAQKMARKQAAVPERWARCLLGTCYSLWFLHLPAMLQVSSQPAAILHQAYELLVKMQKLRMDPTEEVCYRAMMQLCGVYGQPVLAVKLLFHMKRSGVQPNALTYGFYNKAVLEATWPSDMTNSSQLMWNKLRNVIVGAALFKKAGKKGARRRLSAATDVHSVDGKSSETLEHAISRSSLDSAHSQDLDAAGSDSLIGSIVPDLPVFGLAETKMKFLRQNSIVKDQGAALSTSQPEALNRSSSNPRLVRNLESPLKSPVRTPVTENDPLGALLNDETPVVSPSGENDSNCSTSTLTILNNVTEERAGGPLLFRRSATFHQAVDEGGPIVGGHLQRSETMPHSVAQQGEQERDRDRLEFGSLWAQNKDSVTSSLSSLGSSLKLSFGRYSTGGLPFAKNKELISSNQLIESLSLSNYISPSSLTGKKSNELILGGLNSLKSAATSVAKKFDEIKEAISATSTPVKSKEREQRLTYGISHESLDSLTDGSQQDRNEIPARGSGDSNADLGSLSELADCLYPRGSRDLEERMAIELVLSTASRCHNCATIMYDEEIMAGWQPEDSNLNTVCQFCDKATVPLLTVTILDYRREERELNDPLTGALMELLEQPKELEEPITVPYLNPLVLRKELESVLSQEGDSCLTKHKFIQEHPIVYWNLIWYFERINLSSHLPELWFNNNQDLKSNSQSNSPLVGVRTLWDNEKLHMDRLPMYIQWKTNSTEDRTLMQSVITNVRCNDLAEPIRRLALERHKNKMDENNPISIYRDILFLVFTVLGRGNIDQSAFDREYNQSLERLTEKEEKLLLKTDAPPATMALYCRHYFKPLNV; this is encoded by the exons ATGGATGAGCGACGGGTAGCTGATTACTTCGTCGTCGCCGGACTTCCGGGACAagacgataatttttcaaccgatgaGAACAACGAAAGCAACAAGCTGGAGGACTGGTGTCAGGAAGGAACGCATCTGAAGGACACTCACATGCAGGCTCCCATCACCGACCTGGCCATTATATTTCCAGCTCTGGGGGAAACTTGTCCCGAGGATTATACTCTTTTGAGTAAAACAGTGACTGGTTTTCCGGCAGATTTAAACCACGGAAGcctcagaacaaacgaatgcTATATTTGTTACAAGAGAGGCAGGGACAAGCCACCTTTGGTCGATATCG GAGTCATATACGACGGCAAAGAACGTATAATGCCCGACGCCGAAGTGGTGTTTGAGACCCCGGATGGACATGTTGCAAATGTAAATAACTCGACATCACGAATTTTTGTTACCTATAGAAGAGCCAGTCCCAAAATGCCATGCAACAGTCTGGTGGTTACGGATATATGTGTGATATTGACAAACAAAGGAGAGTGTCAGCCTCACGCATTTTGcgttataaacaaaaatctgaataaagGAATGCTGGGGAGCGATGTGTTTTtgtgttacaaaaaatctATGAACCGAGCCAATTTGATATCTTTCAAGCCTGCGATATTGTACAAGTATCCTATAAAAGACTACGACAGTTTTATGTTTCCCAATTCTGTCGCCATGTTTTGCTTGCCGATGGGTGCCACCATTGAATGTTGGCCAAAGTTGGCATGTAAACCAAAACCCGTATTTTCCACGTTTGTATTAACAGTAGCTGATGCAGCCCAAAAGATATATGGATCTGCCATCACGTTTTACGAAGAAATTGAGCCAGTATTAAAGGACCCGAGTAATTCTAATTCTCACGATATTTTGGAACTTTAtccgaagaatgaaaaaaactcaaaCTGTG CAGATAACATAGACGATTCAACGCTGACAGGGAATTCAGCGGAGGATGAAAAGGTTGATATACGAAAGATAAggaattataaaaaacttgGTATTTTTGATAAGTTGAGTCAGTCGCAAATCGACAAGCTGCAATTCGAGGATCCGAATACTCAGTCGTTGAACATCAGTAAATCGATATGTATTCTCTCACATTGGCCATTTTTCGAcacatttgaaaagtttctcgTCTTTCTACACAGTATGGTTAATGGCAAGGAGCAAAATGTTCCCATTGAGAAATATATAGCTTATTTTCTCTGTGACATACCTTTTCCCAGTCCTCAGAGACCAAGAATATTGGTTCAATTGAGTGGAGATGACAGATTGATTTTAACGCAACCTGAAGATCTTGCATTGCCAAGGTCAGGAGCGAGTTTCAGGCAATTGCTGATCAATTTAGGACCAGACAATTGCTTGTTAATTCTTTTACTGATTTTAACTGAACAGAAGATATTGGTACATTCTTTGAGACCAGATGTTTTAACATCTGTGAGCGAAGCAATAGCGATGATCCTATTTCCGTTCAAGTGGCAGTGTCCTTACATACCGTTGTGTCCTTTGGGATTGGCCGAG gtACTCCATGCACCGCTGCCGTTCCTTATTGGTGTGGATTCTCGTTTTTTTGACTTATACGATCCACCAGCAGATGTGAATTGTGTTGATCTTGACACCAACAACGTCGCTATTTGCGATGATAAGAAGTACTTGAACATCAAATTGCTCCCTAAGAAAGCCGGTCGATCTCTGAAAAATAGACTGGAACTTCTTTATTCAAAGTTGATCAGCTTGGGTAGAAGTTATACATCTCAGAaag AACGAGGGGATGCAGATTTTAGCGTAGATCGCGAGTTTCAACAAAAACGGAAGGAACAAGCTTTAGAGCTGGAAATACAAGATGCTTTTCTTCGATTTATGGCCTTAATATTGAAAGGCTACAGATCGTTTTTACTGCCAATTACAAAAGCACCCACCGTTGGTTCAACGGACCCGACAAGCCTATTTAATATGCAAGCCTTTTTGAGAAGTCGCGATAAAGCTCATGCAAAATTTTACAGTATGCTAGTGCGCACCCAGATGTTCATAAG ATTTATAGAAGAAAGAAGCTTTGTCTCAGATATGGATATGGCAGGCTTAGCATTTTTTGATGAGTGTACGGAACGAGTTGAAGAAGAGAGTG GACCACTTTTGGAGTTAGATGAATCACAGCACAGTGAACGCACAGTATTTATTCCCCCCCCGGAAGCtggaacaaataaaaaaaaattgatctacAAAACGTTCAAATTGAATCCTGATTTAATGAGGCCGCAGAAAAatcagagtttgaaaaatccagCCCTTACTGCATTCAGCATGGTACCTGGAAGTCCGATGGCTCGTAGAACCAAGCATGAGATAAAAGTAGCTCAAAAAATGGCCAGAAAACAG GCAGCTGTACCAGAACGATGGGCTAGATGTTTGTTGGGTACATGTTACAGTTTATGGTTTTTACATTTACCTGCTATGCTACAAGTGTCAAGCCAACCTGCAGCTATTTTGCATCAAGCCTATGAGTTACTtgtgaaaatgcaaaaattacGAATGGATCCGACTGAAGAG GTTTGCTACAGAGCTATGATGCAATTGTGTGGAGTTTATGGTCAACCTGTATTGGCTgtgaaattattgtttcacATGAAGCGCAGTGGAGTTCAACCTAATGCCTTGACTTATGGATTTTACAACAAA GCTGTATTAGAGGCAACATGGCCATCTGATATGACAAATTCCAGTCAATTAATGTGGAACAAGTTACGCAATGTTATTGTCGGGGCTGCTTTGTTCAAAAAAGCTGGAAAAAAAGGTGCCAGAAGGAGATTGAGTGCAGCGACGGATGTGCACAGCGTGGATGGCAAGAGTAGTGAGACTTTGGAACATGCTATATCTCGGTCTAGCCTTGACAGTGCGCATTCACAAGATTTGGATGCAGCAGGCAGTGATT CTTTGATCGGCAGCATTGTTCCTGATTTACCAGTATTCGGACTTGCGGAgacgaaaatgaaattcttacgtcaaaatagtatTGTCAAAGACCAAGGGGCTGCTCTAAGTACGTCTCAGCCAGAAGCACTTAACCGATCATCTAGTAATCCGAG GCTAGTCCGAAATCTTGAATCACCACTGAAAAGCCCCGTCAGAACACCTGTTACTGAAAATGACCCTCTCGGAGCTCTACTTAATGATGAAACTCCAGTCGTATCGCCGTCTGGGGAAAATGATTCAAACTGCTCAACAAGTACCTTGACCATACTTAATAATGTAACAGAGGAGCGTGCCGGGGGACCATTATTATTCAGAAG AAGTGCTACGTTTCATCAGGCAGTCGATGAAGGTGGACCAATAGTTGGTGGACATTTGCAAAGAAGTGAAACCATGCCTCACTCCGTCGCTCAACAAGGTGAACAAGAAAGAGATAGAGACAGATTGGAGTTTGGTAGTCTTTGGGCACAGAATAAAGACAGTGTAACCTCTAGCCTGTCGAGCCTAGGATCTAGTCTCAAGCTTAGTTTTGG ACGGTATTCTACCGGAGGCCTGCCATTTGCTAAAAATAAGGAGTTAATATCATCCAATCAGCTCATCGAGTCCTTAAGTTTGTCCAATTATATCAG TCCCTCAAGTTTGACTGGAAAGAAGTCAAACGAACTGATACTAGGAGGATTGAATAGCTTGAAATCTGCTGCGACTagtgttgcaaaaaaattcgatgaaataaaGGAAGCTATCTCTGCTACCAGTACTCCAGTAAAATCAAAGGAACGTGAACAAAGATTAACTTATGGAATTTCTCACGAATCTTTGGATTCACTGACGGATGGGTCACAGCAAGATCGTAATGAGATACCTGCCAGAGGTTCCG GGGATTCGAACGCAGATCTTGGTTCTTTGTCTGAATTAGCCGATTGTTTGTATCCGAGGGGTTCTAGGGACTTAGAAGAACGCATGGCAATAGAATTAGTCTTATCTACTGCTAGCAGGTGCCATAATTGTGCGACTATTATGTATGACGAAGAAATAATGGCTGGCTGGCAGCCAGaggattcaaatttgaatacagTTTGTCAATTTTGTGATAAAGCTACAGTACCACTTTTGACAGTAACTATATTGGATTACAG GCGTGAGGAGCGTGAGCTAAATGATCCGTTAACCGGAGCATTGATGGAACTCTTAGAACAACCAAAGGAATTGGAAGAACCAATCACAGTCCCATACTTAAATCCGCTCGTTCTTAGGAAAGAATTAGAAAGTGTCTTAAGCCAAGAAGGAGATTCGTGCCTTACCAAGCACAAATTTATACAGGAACATCCCATAGTATACTGGAATTTGATTTGGTACTTTGAACGAATTAATCTGAGCAGTCATTTGCCCGAGCTCTGGTTCAATAATAACCAGGATTTGAAGAGTAATTCCCAAAGTAATTCACCATTGGTTGGCGTTAGAACGCTTTGGGATAACGAGAAATTACATATGGATCGTTTGCCTATGTACATTCAATGGAAGACAAACAGTACAGAAGATCGAAC ATTAATGCAGTCTGTTATAACAAATGTGCGCTGCAACGACTTAGCGGAACCTATAAGAAGATTGGCTCTGGAGAGgcataaaaacaaaatggaCGAAAACAACCCAATTTCTATATACAGAGACATTCTGTTTTTAGTATTCACAGTCTTGGGACGTGGAAATATTGATCAAA GTGCATTTGATCGGGAATATAATCAGTCACTGGAAAGACTAacggaaaaggaagaaaagttATTGTTGAAAACGGATGCACCCCCAGCTACTATGGCACTATATTGCAGGCATTACTTCAAGCCACTCAACGTATGA